AACAGGGCCGCAGCCGATGTAGCTCGCACCATCGAGCACCGCTTGCCGGGCCTGCTCGATCGAGTGGGTGGAAACGCCAACCAGCATCTCGGGTCCGACGATTTTTCGCACCGCATCGACCGGCAATTCATCCTGCCCCACATGCACCCCGTCGAGCCGCGCCAGGAGTGCCAGATCGGGGCGGTCGTTCATCACCAGCAAGGGGCGCTCGGCAGTTTCCTCCGCACCAGCGGGAGCAAATTGCTCGACCAGGCTTTTCAGGAGCTGGGCTTTCTCGAGGAGTTGGCGATCGGTGAGCCGCTTGTCGCGCAGCTGAAGCACGTCGACACGCGCCTCGACCAGCATCCGCACGAGCGAGGCAAACTCCGCGTCGCTCGCTCGGCCGTCGATCAGCACATACAGCAGGCGCTTGGCCATCTGCTGGCGATGGTGGTCGGTCAGCAGCATGGCGCGGGCCAAGGTGTAGGCGCGATAGCGGAGCTGTTTCGCGGCGGCACTTAGCTGCGGATATCCGAGCTTGGCATACTCCTCAATCGCGCGGAGCGATTGCTCGACCCGTTTGGTGCTCGCAATCACGACGTCTAAGATCCCTGCGCGCGTTTTCTCGCTCCCCAGCGTCACGCCGGTTCCCACATCCCGAAGTGTCTCGCGAGCTTTTGCCAAGGTTTCAGGAGAAATGCCAGCAGCAAGATGGCCTATGTCGTGGCGGATCTCTTTGGCATTTTGGGCAAGATGGCGATCTTCCAGGGCAAAGCGGCAGTATTCTTCGACCACGCGCAGCCCCTCGCTTACGCGGTTGAAATTGGCATCGAGAATGCGCAGCGCCGCGAGTTGCTCGCCGGAGCTTGGCGGCAGATTGGGCCTGTGGTCGTCGCCACTATTTTTGTCGTAAGTCACTGCGATATCTCGGGGAATAAGGGGCTGGCGTCATTCGCAGCGCCGCTGCTGAGGACTGCCGGAATCGTTTGGCCCAGGCTTTGCATCTTACGCTGATCAACTTCCGCTCACCTCCCAATTTGGCAGGCGAGCGGAGTTGAAACCAGCACAGCGGCGCGGCCTGCTAGCGGTCACTGCCACCAAGAGGCAGTTCTGCGGAGCTCGTCTGGTTTCCGCTAACTGATCGTAACTCCATCGTAGAAATCGACTTGCCTTGCTTGAAAGGGCCCCAAACGGTAGACTCCCCCTGCTGGGTCGTCTCCGCACTCGTGGTGCCCAGCGGCAAGGAAGCCAGGGCGATATAACGCATGCAATCGGGCCTCGGGATGACGTGGATTTGGCCAGGACTCTCGCGTCTATGGACGCGTGGAGAGTGGGCCGGTCTTGTTTTGGCCGTCGCCTTTGCCACCTCGCTCAACCTGGCTCTGGTCGCCACATTCGTCTGGCCCGAGCTCCTCTCGCGTCAGATTTCTCCGATTGTAACGATCACAGCGGCTTGGGTTTTAGTCGTTGGCTTTTGGATCGTCGGCTGGATGGACTTTCGCAATCAGCGGGCCAAACTTCCAGTACAGCAAACCCCCGCGGAGATCGCTACCGCTACGGACCGGCTGAGGCAGGCGCAGCGTGAGTACTTGCGCGGCCAGTATGCACTCGCCGAGCAAACGATCCGCTCGGCACTGACTCCGAAAACACCCGATGTCGAACTCGCTTTGATGCTGGTCGCGATTTTGCGTCGCACCGGTCGCCGAGCTGAGGGACTTCGGTGGATCGATAAACTGATCGGCATGCCCGGCGCAGCACGCTGGGTCGCCGAAATAGAACACGAACAAAAACAGTTGCACGCACTCACCGACGACAGCCAGCCGCCCACCGGCGAACTTGCGAGTCACGGCCTGCGTCCTGAAGAGAACAGCCCACTTGTCGAGCAGCAGAATCAGCCAGCTTCCTCACCGCCGCGATCGAAAGCGGCTTAACGGAAGCGAGCCAGCGAGGTCGTCTACTTGAGTCGACTCGCTACAATTCAGACAATGCAGTTAGGTTGCGACCTGCAGCGTTGTGCAGAGCAGTCAGACAAGCTGGGATGGAAACGAAGAAAAATCAACCACGAAGATCGTTGGCTGAAGTGTCGGTAGGGAACCAAACGTTGTTCAGGTAACAGATCGCAGGTTTCGGGCGGCGACTGCCGAGTCGTCCGAGGTCGATCCTAGGGGAAAACACCCATGTATGAACGTTTTACGGACCGCGCTCGCAAGGTTATGCAACTTGCGAATCAAGAAGCACAGCGGTTCAACCACGAATACATCGGCACCGAGCACATCCTGCTTGGTCTGGTGAAAGAAGGTAGTGGTGTTGCCGCCAACGTGCTGAAGAATCTTGATGTCGATTTGCGCAAGATTCGCCTCGAAGTGGAAAAGCTCGTCCAAAGTGGCCCCGAAATGGTCACCATGGGCAAGCTGCCACAAACGCCGCGTGCCAAAAAGGTCATCGAATATTCGATGGAAGAGGCACGCAACCTGAACCACAACTACGTCGGCACCGAGCACATCCTGCTGGGACTTTTGCGCGAGCAAGAGGGTGTCGCCGCCCAAGTGCTGATGAACCTCGGCCTGAAACTCGAAGAAGTTCGCGAAGAGGTGCTGAACCTCCTCGGTCACGGACTCGAAGGGGAATCGACCGGCGAACGTGGCGGTCGCGAAGGAGTCGGTGTGGGTGGTCAGTCGGGCGAACAGCAAGCCGCTGGTCGGGGTAGCAAAAGCAAAACCCCTGCGCTCGACAGCTTTGGCCGCGATCTCACCGAACTCGCTCGTCAAAATAAACTCGATCCGGTCATCGGCCGCGAACGCGAAATCGAACGGGCCATCCAGGTCCTCTGCCGCCGGACGAAAAACAATCCTGTACTGCTCGGTGAAGCAGGTGTCGGCAAAACGGCCATCGTCGAAGGCTTCGCCCAGCGCGTGGTCGCCGGCAGTGTTCCTGAAATTCTGGCCGACAAACGAATCGTGGTCCTCGACCTCGCCATGATGGTCGCTGGCACCAAGTATCGCGGTCAGTTCGAAGAACGTATCAAGGCGGTGATGAACGAAGTTCGTCGCGCTCGCAACACGATCTTGTTCATCGACGAACTCCATACCCTCGTCGGAGCCGGTGGTGCTGAAGGTGCCATCGACGCCGCGAACGTTCTGAAGCCAGCCCTCGCACGTGGCGAAATCCAGTGCATCGGCGCGACGACGCTCGACGAATACCGCAAGTACATCGAAAAAGATGCCGCTCTTGCGCGTCGTTTCCAAGAGATCATTGTCGAACCGACGAGCAAGGACGAAACGGTCGAGATCCTCAAGGGTCTGCGCGAGAAGTACGAAGACCACCATCGCGTGCAAATCACCGACGATGCCCTCGTCGCTGCTGCCGAGTACAGCGAACGCTATATCACCGCTCGCTGCTTGCCCGATAAGGCGATCGACGTCATCGACGAAGCAGGCGCTCGTGTCCGTCTGCGGGCCATGACTCGTCCACCAGATCTCAAAGAGATCGACGACGAAGTCGAACGCCTCAACAAAGAAAAAGAAGAAGCTGTTGCCAATCAAGATTTTGAAAAGGCAGCCGCTCTTCGCGATCAAGCCGACAAGCTGAAGCGCAAGAAAGACAACATCACCAAGGAATGGCGCGACAAATCGCGCGAGACCGATGGTGTGGTCGACGAAGAAGTGATTGCCGAAGTGGTCAGCAAGATGACCGGCATTCCGCTCACGCGCATGAGCACCGAAGACAGCTTGCGTCTGATGAAGATGGAAGAAGAGCTGCACAAGAAGGTGATCAGCCAAGATCAGGCCGTCACCGCGATTGCCAAGGCGGTCCGTCGTACGCGGAGCGGTCTCAAAGACCCACGTCGTCCTGCCGGCTGCTTTGTGTTCGCTGGTCCGACCGGTGTTGGTAAGACGCTGCTGGCCAAGGCACTCGCCGAATTCATGTTTGGCGATGCCGACGCGCTCATTCAAATCGATATGAGCGAGTACATGGAAAAGCACAACGTCAGCCGACTGATCGGTGCTCCTCCCGGCTATGTGGGCTACGAAGAAGGTGGCCAGCTGACCGAGAAGATCCGTCGTCGTCCTTACGCGGTGGTGCTGCTCGACGAAATCGAAAAAGCCCATCCCGACGTCTTCAATACCCTGCTGCAAGTGATGGAAGAAGGCCGTTTGACCGACAGCTTCGGTCGCCGCGTCGACTTCCGCAACGTCATCCTCATCATGACGACCAACGCAGGTGCTGAAGCGATCAAGAACGAATCGGACTTTGGTTTCCGCCAAGGTGATACCGACGCTTCGTACGACGGCATGAAGGCTCGCGTGATGGACCGCATCGAACGTGTGTTCCGTCCGGAGTTCCTCAACCGTCTCGACGACGTGATCGTGTTCCAGCACCTGACCAAGGACAACCTGAAGCTGGTGATCGATCTCGAATTGCTCAAGGTTCGTCAACGTCTGGCCGAGCGTGGTTTGCAGCTCGAACTGACCGACACGGCCAAAGAGTTCATCATCAAGAAGGGTTCGAATACCGATTTCGGTGCTCGTCCGCTTCGTCGCGCGGTGGAAAATTACATCGAAGATCCGCTGGCCGAAGAACTCCTCAAGGGAGAGTTCCAAGGAAAGGATTTGATCCAAGTCGACGCCATCCGCGACGACGAAGGAAAACTCCGCCGGCTCGACTTCAAGGGTGTCACCACCTCAGCTGCTCCCGTCGCCGCCGCTCCCAGCAGCAGCGAATCACAGCCGAGCTAATGGATGAAAGTAGGGCCGGTTTCGCCGGCCTGAAAAACCAAGGTTGATCGCCACGCGATCCACTGAATTTTGATAAACCCCAGACCGCCGCGAGCCCTCAAACTCGTGGCGGTTTTTTCATGCGCCGCCACCTGTAAACGCACGCCGTGCGTGTGGTATGCCATCCGTGTAGTGGCCGGTGCAGCCGGCCCTACAAGCGGCCACTTGCCGTAGGGCCGGTTTTACCGGCCGAGCAATTAACAGCAGATCACATGCTCTTGCTGCTGCGCGACAAGAGCATGGCACCGAGGCGCATGGTACCCAGGCATATGGCACCCAGGCGCATTTGTGCCTGATGTGGGGATGTCCCACTAACGTTGCATGCGTCGAGATCACACCGGTAGTGGCCGGTGGAACCGGCCCTACGATAAGTGTTGGGACTTCGCGAGAGCGATTAGGGATTCGCTAAATCGGCCGGGATGCCGTCTGCGGGAGCAGCGGCGGGTGCTGCTGCAGGGGCAGCAGCAGGAGCCACAGGGGCTGCTGCTGGGGGAACTGCCGCCGGTGGAGCGGCGGGGACTTCGAGGTCCTCGGTGACTGCTGCAGCGGCAGCAGGGGCACGTGCCGGGGCGGCTGGAGCCGCTGGCAGATCGTCGAGATCGGCCGGAGCCGGAGCTGCCGGGGCCGGTGCCAAACGGGCTGCGACGGGAGCGACTGCCTTCAGTTCGGCACGCATCTCTTTGTCGATCGTTTCGAGGTACAGATCGGGCTTCTCGACCACCGCGATCAGCCGCTTCACGGCGGTCGCTGCTTCGTCGACAATTTTCTTATCGGCAGGCGTCTTGGCGATGTTCTTCATCCCTCGCGTCGGCGCGGCGACATTGGCGCGATCTTCGGGGTCTCCTTCGAGGGCAATTTGCACGTGATACAGGTCGTAGCGAATCCGCTTACGAGCCCCTTCGACGCGATAGTTCTTCGGGTCGAGCGAAGCGGGATCGATCGGGGCGGCACCTGGCATTCCAGGCATACCGCTACCAGGCATCATGCCGGGCATCATTCCTGGCATCATCCCAGGCATGCTGCTGCTAGGCATCATCCCTTCAGCGCCGTAGCCCGACATGCCAGCCTGACCGCTCATGTAGAGCTGTTGTTCTTTTTCGTTCTTCTTGAGGTTCGCCAGACGATCGATTTCGCCGGTCGCCGAGGCGATGGCGAGAGTCATCAGCTGACCGGCGACTTCGGAAATCGGCAGCGTGACTGGTGCGACGTAGTTCGAACGTCCAATGGCATCGGCTGCTTGCAAACGAATCGCGAGAGGCTCGGTGTTGTCCGACAAAGTCTTCAGGAACAGGTCAGCGGTGGGCTGAGCGATTTTCATGTAACTGGCGTTGGCCAGGGCCTCGATCGCGCGGCGACGGAGCCAATGATGACCACCCGCATCGCGACCGACAGGGACCTTTTTATCAGCAGCAACTGCCAGCAGGGCGGTCATCGCTTCGGTCCGAATCGAGGCTGGAATCTGCGTGTTCTGAGCGCGGAAGTTATCCCACAGCATGTGCCGGCTGATCCCCAGCAGCGCTGCGGTGCGAACCGCGTCGTTCTCGCCGTTTTTCAGTTGATCGATCATGAACGGCAGCGCTTTGGTGTGCGGTTCGGGGATCGACTTCGAGGCCCCCACGCGCACCACTTCGGTGTCGTTGAGGCTGCCGATGATCAGCATCGCGTTGTAGCGGACTGCTGGATGAAAATTCCCCTTCACCACCGGCTGCAGCTCGGTGAGGGTGAGCGCCACCAGGTGGTTGTGTGCGTTGGTGTCTTTGGCCGATTCCAAATGGTCGCGGAGAAATCGGATACGTTCGTTGGGGAGGTTCTGCAGCGCCTCTTGCGAGGTTTGCGTGAGACGTGGGAAATAGAACTTCGAGTAATAGCCGTCGAAGATCACCAGGTAGTCGTTGAGAGGTGTCTTCCCTTCCAGTACACCCTTCACCTGGTTCCAAATCTGGCTCTCTTTGGTCTTGCTCGAGGCGAGGGTCGGATTGATGGGAAGCAGTGCGTAGCCGTTTTCGTCTTCCGCAGCCGCCGCTGGTGCGGGACGAGCAGGTGCTGCTGCCGGTGGCATCGGATCGGCAGCTTCCTGTCCCCAAACGGGATTAGCCAGAACCGCAGCAACAAGCCAAGGCGCGAGTGTGCGAATTGGGCGTGGCATGATCACTTTTCTTTCCACATGACAACCTTGTCGTCTGCCCCGTGAACGAAATCACTGGTACGCAAGATTAGCGAGAAGTTGCAAACCGAGAGGAGAGGGAACGTTTGCAGGCGGATTGCTGCCAACTTCCCTAGCTTCACTATCCGCAAGATTGGTGGCAGTGTCAATCTTTCCTGGGTCACAAGCGGGTCACGCACGCTAATTTGTAGCGGCGGAATAACCGGCAGAATGGTCGCAGCCTGCTGTCAGGGGGACGTAAGGGAGCTGGACGAGCCCACGAAAGCCCCGCAGAGCTAAGGATTTCCGACGCCGCTGTCGCTTGGCGAATCGGCATGCTTGCGATCGGGCAAGTCGCCGTTTTTGGCCACTTTGGCAATCGAGGCGAGCATCGGCATTTTCTCAGGGGCCGATTTATCGGCTACTGCCAGTG
This window of the Pirellula staleyi DSM 6068 genome carries:
- a CDS encoding thiamine phosphate synthase, whose translation is MTYDKNSGDDHRPNLPPSSGEQLAALRILDANFNRVSEGLRVVEEYCRFALEDRHLAQNAKEIRHDIGHLAAGISPETLAKARETLRDVGTGVTLGSEKTRAGILDVVIASTKRVEQSLRAIEEYAKLGYPQLSAAAKQLRYRAYTLARAMLLTDHHRQQMAKRLLYVLIDGRASDAEFASLVRMLVEARVDVLQLRDKRLTDRQLLEKAQLLKSLVEQFAPAGAEETAERPLLVMNDRPDLALLARLDGVHVGQDELPVDAVRKIVGPEMLVGVSTHSIEQARQAVLDGASYIGCGPVFPSNTKQFGSFVGTEFLAQVAAEIQLPAFAIGGITLENLPQVTAAGFSRVAVSAAVSSAADPATAARLLKTELLAAAARQA
- a CDS encoding ATP-dependent Clp protease ATP-binding subunit, with protein sequence MYERFTDRARKVMQLANQEAQRFNHEYIGTEHILLGLVKEGSGVAANVLKNLDVDLRKIRLEVEKLVQSGPEMVTMGKLPQTPRAKKVIEYSMEEARNLNHNYVGTEHILLGLLREQEGVAAQVLMNLGLKLEEVREEVLNLLGHGLEGESTGERGGREGVGVGGQSGEQQAAGRGSKSKTPALDSFGRDLTELARQNKLDPVIGREREIERAIQVLCRRTKNNPVLLGEAGVGKTAIVEGFAQRVVAGSVPEILADKRIVVLDLAMMVAGTKYRGQFEERIKAVMNEVRRARNTILFIDELHTLVGAGGAEGAIDAANVLKPALARGEIQCIGATTLDEYRKYIEKDAALARRFQEIIVEPTSKDETVEILKGLREKYEDHHRVQITDDALVAAAEYSERYITARCLPDKAIDVIDEAGARVRLRAMTRPPDLKEIDDEVERLNKEKEEAVANQDFEKAAALRDQADKLKRKKDNITKEWRDKSRETDGVVDEEVIAEVVSKMTGIPLTRMSTEDSLRLMKMEEELHKKVISQDQAVTAIAKAVRRTRSGLKDPRRPAGCFVFAGPTGVGKTLLAKALAEFMFGDADALIQIDMSEYMEKHNVSRLIGAPPGYVGYEEGGQLTEKIRRRPYAVVLLDEIEKAHPDVFNTLLQVMEEGRLTDSFGRRVDFRNVILIMTTNAGAEAIKNESDFGFRQGDTDASYDGMKARVMDRIERVFRPEFLNRLDDVIVFQHLTKDNLKLVIDLELLKVRQRLAERGLQLELTDTAKEFIIKKGSNTDFGARPLRRAVENYIEDPLAEELLKGEFQGKDLIQVDAIRDDEGKLRRLDFKGVTTSAAPVAAAPSSSESQPS